The Stutzerimonas stutzeri RCH2 genomic interval GCCAACGCTACCGCACCCTTTACGCACATATGCAGGGCTTCGCCAAAGGCGTGCGTAATGGCTCCACGGTGAAGCAGGGACAGATCATTGGCTATATCGGCACAACGGGTCTATCCACCGGCCCGCATCTGCATTACGAGTTCCAGGTTGATGGCGTGCATGTTGATCCGCTGGGGTTGAAACTACCAATGGCCGATCCGATTGCGCAGAATGAGAAACAGCGTTTCATGCAGCTGAGCCAACCGCTAATGGCACGGATGGATGAAGAGAAGGCCACCATGCTGGCCCTGAACCAGCAGTAAGCATGACTCTTTATCTGGGAGTGATGTCTGGTACCAGTCTCGACGGTCTGGACATCGCTCTCATAGAGCAGCATACCCACACCCGACTGATCGCTACGCGCTTTCAGGAAATGCCAGCCACACTTCGGCAAGAGCTGTTGGCGCTCTGCTCGACCGGAGCGGATGAGTTGGCACGGGCGGCGATTGCCGAACAACGCTGGGCTACATTAGCCGCCGAAACGATCAACCAGCTACTCTCCGACCAGCAACTGTTTCCTCAAGCAGTGCGCGCCATTGGCAGCCACGGGCAAACCGTACGCCATGAGCCTCATCTTGGCTTCACCATTCAGATTGGCAACCCAGCACTTTTGGCCGAGCTTACCGGCATCAGCGTCGTCAGTGATTTTCGCCGACGCGACGTTGCGGCCGGGGGCCAGGGCGCACCGCTCGTTCCTGCGTTCCACGAATCCGTTTTTGGCGACAAAGAGCGCATCCGCGCTGTTCTCAATATCGGTGGATTCAGCAACCTGAGCCTCCTGTGTCACGGCAGTCCCACCAACGGCTTCGATTGTGGTCCCGGCAATGTGCTCATGGATGCCTGGATCCAGCGCCATCGGAACCAGGCGTTCGACCGCAATGGCGACTGGGCGGCAAGTGGCTCGGTCGATGAGGAACTGCTAGCTGCGCTGCTGAGCGAGGAATTCTTCACGACTCAAGGACCAAAGAGCACCGGACGAGAGCTCTTCAATCTGAGCTGGCTGGACAAACACCTTGCCGAGCATGGCCACCTAAGTCCCGAGAATATCCAGGCGACGCTGCTAGAGCTGACCGCGAAGAGCATCGCCGATTCCCTGATGACGACCCAAGCAGAGACACAAGACCTTCTGGTATGTGGCGGCGGAGCGCATAACGTTGCCTTGATGCGACGACTGCAAGCATTGCTCCCCAGCTGCGACGTACGAAGTACGGAGAGTGAGGGTGTACCGCCGGACTGGGTAGAGGCGATGGCGTTCGCGTGGCTGGCGCACTGCTGCCTGGAGCGCATACCCGCTAATCGCCCAGCGGTTACTGGCGCGCGAGGTGATCGGATCCTGGGCGCGATCTATCCGGCCTAAAATGAAAACGCCGTGCATTGCACGGCGTTTCTGAAAGCGGCAAACCTCAGATCGAAAATGACTGACCACATCCACACGTGGTCGTAGCGTTCGGATTCTTGATTACAAAACGGGAGCCTTCCAGGCCTTCCTGATAATCAACTTCCGCGCCGGCCAGGTACTGATAGCTCATCGGATCGACCACGAGACTGACTCCCTCTCGCTCGATAATCGTATCGTCGTCGGCCACGTCCTCGTCGAACGTGAAGCCATACTGGAAACCCGAGCAGCCGCCTCCAGTGACGAAGACACGCAACTTCAAGCGAGGGTTGCCCTCCTCATCGACCAGGCTCTTCACCTTGCTCGCTGCCCCCTGACTGAACTGGATGGCGGTGGGCGTGAAGGATTCGACACTCATTCGGTTCTCCTGGCGTGAAACGCCCTACTGCGTTGACGGTGCATTATCGGCTTTCCTGACAAAACCGGTCAACTATTAGACCGGTAGCTCTTATTAACACCGATCAGGGCAGCAACGCCACGTTGCCAAGCCCCAGCCTTTCGTCAAGGTCGAATAGGATATTCATGTTCTGAATTGCCTGACCAGATGCGCCTTTCACAAGATTGTCGATTACCGACAACACCACAACCAGATTGCCACCTTGCGGACGATGCACGGCGATGCGGCAAACGTTGGCGCCACGAACGCTGCGTGTTTCGGGGTGACTACCTGCCGGCATCACGTCTACAAAGGGCTCGTTGGCATAACGTTGCTCGTAGAGGCGTTGAAGGTCCACGGACTTGTCTTCGACAGTGGCATACAGAGTCGCGTGAATACCGCGAATCATCGGGGTCAAGTGAGGAACGAAAGTCAGGCCGATATCGCCGCGGGCGGCACGACGCAGCCCCTGGCTGATCTCTGGCAAGTGGCGATGCCCTTTTACTGCATACGCCATCATGCTTTCGCCCGCCTCGGTAAACAACGAACCGATCTTAGCCGCACGCCCAGCACCGCTTACCCCGGACTTGCAATCTGCAATCAAGCGCGAGGCATCGGCCAATCCGTTCTCGAGCAGCGGCAGGAAACCGAGCTGCGTGGCAGTGGGATAGCAACCGGGAACGGCGATCAAGCGTGCCTTTCTGATCTGCTCGCGATTGACCTCCGGCAAGCCGTAGACGGCTTCAGGAAGCAGCTCGGGAGCACCATGGGCCTGGCCATACCACGTGGCCCATTCATCGGCATCCTGCAGACGAAAATCGGCAGACAGGTCAATGACCCGTGTTCCGGCAGCCAGCAACTCACCGGCCAATGCATGCGCGACGCCATGGGGCGTGGCGAAGAACACGACATCGCACGCGCCCAGCGTTGCAGCATCCGGGACGCTGAATGCGAGATTGTCATAGTGGCCGCGCAGATTCGGATACATGTCGGTGACTTTGACGCCATCCTCGGAGCGAGAGGTGATAACCGCCACCTCGGCCTGCGGATGCTGGGCAAGCAGGCGTAACAACTCGACGCCCGTATAGCCTGTGCCGCCAACGATACCGACCTTGATCATGACCTGCCCTCGAATGAACGTGTAAAAGCGCGATGATAAAGCTGCTTGGCGCCGGGGCCAACCGGCGGGATGACGGAGGCGATCCCAGCCACTACTATCGACGCACTCTTCTTCCCAGGATTCAACCAATGCTCTATCTGTGGCTCAAAGCCTTGCACATCATCGCCATCGTCTGCTGGTTTGCCGGCCTGTTCTATCTCCCTCGTTTGTTTGTCTATCACGCAATGAGTGAGGATCAGCCTAGCCGTGAGCGTTTCAAGGTAATGGAACGCAAGCTTTACCGCGGCATTATGCTCCCATCGATGATCGCAACCCTCGTGTTCGGGATCTGGATGGTCATTCTCAACCCCGGCCTGTTCAGCACAGGTGGCTGGCTGCATGCCAAGCTGGCCTTGGTGTTGGTGCTGGTCGGTTACCACCATATGTGCGGCGCGCAACTGAAGCGCTTTGCACGAGATGAGAACGTCCGGGGGCACGTCTTCTACCGGTGGTTCAACGAAGTACCTGTGCTCTTTCTGCTGGCCATCGTGATTCTCGTCGTCGTCAAGCCGTTCTGAGGCCAACGGCCTTTGGCCAGGCCGCCAACAAGCATTGTGTTATCCGCGTCCGAGTCCCGATTGATCGCAGTTGTGTCGAGCCGGCCAGGCTTCTAATCTGCACCATCATTTATTTGTGACACGGACGCCACATGCAAGAAGCCCACTTCAAGATCGTCTTCAATGGCGAACTGATGCCCGACATGCCAGTCGAGACGGTCAAGTCGAACCTGGCAAGGCTGTTCAAGACAGACGCAAGCAAGGTCGAACGCCTCTTCGGCGGTCAGGACGCGGTAATCAAAACAAGGCTCAGCCAACAGGACGCCGATAAGTACCTTGCCGCGCTCCACCGTGCGGGGGCGAAAGCCCGTAAGGAGCCGGAGCGCGCGGTGCCTGCGCTGAGCCTGGTGCAAACGGAGGAAGAGCGCTCAGCTGCGGAGTCGGAAAGAGCTGCAGCCAGCGTCATGACCTGTCCTAAATGCGGGCACATACAAAGCCAGTCCAGCGAATGCACGGCGTGCGGCATCATTATTGAAAAGTACCTGGCCCGTCAGGCACAGCTTCGCGACGCCTCTGCAATGCAAGGCAAAAGCACAATCCAGTCTCCTTACGCGCCGCCATCCGCAGACGTTAATGAAACCATGCCACTCCATGGCGAGCTAAAACCGCTTTCCATCTCTGGACGCATCGGTCGACTGCGCTACCTGGCATGGTCGCTGGTAGTCATGCTTACAGCGACGGGCTTGTTCGCGATAGCGGCATTGCTCATGCCGATATCCAGCACGCTCGGATTTGTTTGTGTGGCCGTGGTCGGCATCGGGATGCTGGTAGTGAGCGTCCAGATTGGTGTGCAGCGCTTGCATGACTTTGGCTGGTCCGGCTGGCTGATCCTGCTCAATCTGGTTCCGCTACTGGGCAGCCTTTTTCCGTTCTTCATGCTGCTTATGCCGGGAAATCGGGAGGTCAACCGCTACGGCTCACCTCCACCGCCCAACAGCCGCTCGGTAAAGGTGCTCGCCGCGTTGTGGCTGGTGCTGATCATCTTCGGCTTGGTAGCGGCATTGACCGTCCCGGCGCTGGTGGACATGCGCCGCGGAGCCGCCCTCTAACTTCTCCGAGCCCGGCTCAATCGGCTTGCACGGTTCGCCCTTGAGCCCATGCGCGTAATGCCTCCAAACGCTCGGCCATGACGATCGACAGCGGAGATGTCGCGCGGATGCACTCGAGCAACATTGGCTGATCGACCTGCCGCTGCTGAGCCTGGGCGGCATACACGGCACTCACAACGACCTGCTCGATTTCGGCACCAGAGAAACCACTGGACGCCTCGGCCAACAACGTCACGCCCAGATCATCAGGCCGTAGCTCGCGACGAGCCAGGTGAATACGGAAGATTTCCTCACGCGTCGCATCGTCTGGCAAGTCGACAAAGAACAGCTCGTCAAAACGGCCCTTGCGCAACAGCTCCGGCGGCAGCCGATCAATCGCATTCGCGGTGGCAACCATGAATACCGGAGCCGAACGCTCGGCCATCCAGGTCAGCAGCGTACCGAGCACCCGCTGACTGACTCCACCATCCATATCGCCTGTCGCCAGGCCTTTTTCGATCTCGTCCATCCACAGCACACAAGGCGCTATCTGCTCAGCCAACGTCAGCGCCTCGCGCAGATTGCGCTCGGTTTCGCCGAAATACTTGTTGTAGAGACAGGCAAAGTCGAGCCGCAGCAATGGTAAACCCCACAGCCCTGCTACGGCCTTGGCGGCGAGACTCTTGCCGCCGCCCTGCACACCAACCAGCATCACGCCACGCGGCAGATCATCGCCCCTCCCGCCCAGGAATGCGCCCTGCCGCTCCGCCAGCCAACGCTTGAAATTGGCCAGTCCGCCCACCTCGGCAAAACGAGCGGTCTGATACTCGAAGCTCAGCACGCCTTCGAGATCCAGCATCTGGAATTTCGCTCGATTAAGCTCGGGCAGATCCTCCTGGGTAATGGCGCCGTCATCGCAGATCACGTTGCGCGCCAGCGCCCGCGCTTCAGCATGACTGAGGCCGCGCAGGTTTTTTACAACCTGCTGCAGGGTTCGATTGTCCGTGCGTACACGGGCGCCGCGGTTGCGCTCGCTCCATAAAGTGGCTTCTTCACGAACGATGGCAAGCAGCTCCTCCTCTGCTGGTAGCGAAAGGCTGAAGCGTGCCGCATAACGCTGGACCTCTGGCGGAAGCTTGAGCGCATGCGAGACCAGCACCAGGGTCGGCGCAGTAGATGCTTCTCGCATCGCAACGTCCTTGAGTAGCCGCACCAGCTTGGGCTCGCTGAGAAACGGATGGAGATCGCAGAACACATACAGGTTTGCTCGGAGGTCATGCTTGACCAGCTTCAGCGCAACCTCAGGGGAACAACTGTCCTCACCGGCCTGCTGCTCGCCATCGAACCCTAGGTGCCGCAGCCCGTCAGTCGCAGACCACACGTACAAGCCCAGCCCCTGGCGTACGGCGAGCCCGGTCAGCGTCTCAAGCACTCTGCGCTCATCCCATGATTCGACCATCACCAGCTTGACCCGCGAATCCAGGACCAATGCGAGATCATGTATATCGTTCTTCACCCAACCTCCCTGTACGCTCACTGGCGCGTAACCGCCCTGATACACTACGTGACCGAGTCTCTCCTGGAGAACAGTCATGGATTGCTTGTTCTGCAAGATCGTGTGTGGGGATATTCCCGCACACAAGTTCTATGAGGATGATCAGGTTATCGCTTTCCATGACATTTCGGCGCAGGCACCGGTGCACTTTCTGGTAATTCCGAAGAAGCACATCGCCACACTGAATGATCTGAGCGAGGAGAACGACAAACTGCTGGCCGGGCATATCCTCTTCACCGCCCAGAGGCTGGCGCAAGAACAAGGCTGCCAGGACGGCTTCCGCGTGGTGATGAATTGCAACGACCTCGGAGGCCAGACCGTCCATCACATACACATGCACGTACTCGGGCAGCGACAGATGCATTGGCCGCCGGGCTGAGCTACCACTCCAGCCCCTGCAGCCCCAGCAACCGCTAGCGGTCTAATCTTGTTCCGGAGGACATATGACCAGCCAACGCCACTACTCCCCAGCCGACCGCCTGCTGATGCAGGCCGATGCGGCTTTGCGAACCCTGCTGCCCTTCAGCGGGCAGCCCGCACGGCCATCGCCGGCCGTGCTGAAGAACGAGAGCGAACTGAGCGAGAGCGAAACCCGTCACGTGGCAGGTTTGATGCGCATCAACCACACCGGCGAAGTCTGCGCCCAGGCGCTGTATCAGGGGCAGGCTCTGACGGCCCGCCTGCCTCAGGTGCGTCAGGCAATGGAGCAGGCCGCGGATGAGGAGATCGACCACCTTGCATGGTGCGAACAGCGCATTCGTCAACTAGGCAGCCATACCAGCGTGCTCAATCCTCTGTTCTACGGACTGTCGTTCGGTATCGGGGCGTCCGCGGGACTCATCAGCGATCGCATCAGCCTGGGCTTCGTCGCCGCGACCGAAGACCAGGTATGCAAGCACCTGGACGATCACCTCGGCCAATTGCCAGCAGAAGATGAAAAATCCCGTGCCATTCTCGAGCAAATGCGTGAGGACGAAGCACAGCACTCGACCGCAGCCATCGCGGCTGGCGGCCTGCGCTTTCCTGCGCCGATCAAGTTCGGCATGAGCCTGGTATCAAAGGTCATGACCAAGGCGACATATCGCATCTGACCATTGAAAAGGGCGCTAAGGCGCCCTTTCTGGTGATCTCGCGATGCCTGGTGACGGCTTGGCGAAATGCGCGACAGTCTGTACGTCGCTTAGCCGAGTTCGACAATCTCGTAGGCGTGGGTAATGTCGATCCCGGCACGACCAAGCATGATGGACGCCGAACAGTACTTCTCGGCCGACAGCTCGACGGCGCGCTTCACTTGCGCATCCTTCAGCGCCCGACCTTTGACGACGAAACGCAAGTGGATCTTGGTAAATACCTTGGGGTCCTCGGTAGCGCGTTCGGCCTCAACGAAGACTTCGCAACTATCCACAGCCTGCCGCGACTTTTTCAGAATGCTCACTACATCGAAGTTACTGCAGCCACCCAGGCCAAGTAGCAGCATCTCCATGGGGCGTACGCCAAGGTTACGTCCGCCGTTCTCGGGCGGGCCATCCATCACCACGACATGTCCGCTGCCGGACTCGCCAAGGAACATCGCACCGTCGACCCATTGAATGCGCGCTTTCATCGCCAGCTCCAATAAAAACAGGGCGGCTAGCTTAGCATGGGCCTTTAAATCGACAGCGTCACATACGCGACTAAAGGTGCGTTGACCCACACGTTTCGCCTGTCGCAACTTTGCAACTGCTCCGCCTTGGTCTGTTAAGCTCACGAAAGCTGAATGACAGCCACATATAACAATAATCAGTCTTTATTGAATACTTATCCGGGACCCACAGCATGGTAGCTATCTCTCTTACGCCCAAGATAAAGAATATCGACAAGTTGCTCGCCCATTGCCATAGACGGCGATACACGGCGAAGAGCACGATCATTTACGCAGGCGACCGTTGCGAGTCGCTTTTTTTCATCGTCAAAGGCTCGGTCACCATTCTTATCGAGGATGACGACGGTCGCGAGATGATCATCGCCTATTTGAATGCAGGCGACTTTTTCGGAGAGATGGGGCTTTTCGAGAAGGAAGGAACGGAAAAGGAACGCAGCGCCTGGGTCCGCGCAAAGACCGAATGCGAAGTTGCCGAACTGAGCTATGCGAAGTTTCGCGAGCTGACCCAGCAGGATCCGGACATCCTCTATGCCCTCGGCAGTCAGATGGCCGAGCGTCTGCGCAACACCACACGCAAGGTCGGCGACTTGGCCTTCCTCGACGTTACCGGCCGTGTCGCGCGCACCTTGCTCGACCTGTGCAAGCAGCCCGACGCCATGACTCATCCGGACGGCATGCAGATCAAGATCACCCGCCAGGAAATCGGCCGTATCGTCGGTTGCTCCCGCGAGATGGTCGGTCGGGTGCTCAAGAGCCTGGAAGCCCAGGGTCTCGTCTATGTCAAAGGCAAGACCATGGTGGTATTCGGCACTCGCTGATCCTTCAGACCGCTACCTGCCAGCGCGCAATGCGCGGGCAGGCGGTCACTCCGGATCGGCAGCGACAGGGGCCGCACGGCCGCGCGAACGATCAGGGTAGAACAGGCGCTGCAGCTCTACGCCAGGTTGCTCGGCGCGCATGAACGCCTCGCCCACCAGGAATGCGTAGACCTGGTTTATTTCCATCAGCTCGACATCGGCACGATTGAAGATCCCGCTCTCGGTCACCACCAGACGATCCTTTGGAATCCGCGGCAGCAGATCCAGCGTGGTTTCCAGATTGACCTCGAAGGTATGCAGGTTGCGGTTGTTGATGCCCACCAGCGGCGTTTCCAGACGCAGCGCACGTTCGAGTTCGGTAGCGTCGTGCACCTCTACCAGCACGTCCAGCCCCTGCTGCTTGGCCACCGCTGCCAGCTCGTGCATACGCGCATCGTCCAGTGCCGCGACGATCAGTAGAATGCAGTCGGCGCCAAGCGCGCGCGCTTCGATCACCTGATACGGGTCGATCATGAAATCCTTGCGGATAACCGGCAGCGAGCAAGCCGCCCGCGCCTGCTGCAGATATTCATCGGCGCCCTGAAAGAAATCGATGTCGGTCAACACCGACAGGCAAGCAGCGCCCCCGGTCTCGTAGCTGGCGGCAATCTCGGCGGGCAGGAAGGGATCGCGAATGACCCCTTTGCTCGGCGATGCCTTCTTCACCTCAGCGATAACCGCAGGCTCCTTGCTGCGCACCCGGCGCTCAAGCGCGGCAGCGAAGCCACGCACCGGATCGGCAGCTGCGGCACGCTGCTCCAGCTCACCCAGCCCGACCTGGCGACTGCGCTGCGCAACCTCCTCGAACTTGCGGGCGATGATCTTCTCCAGAACGGTCGGCACGCTCACTTTTGATTCTCCTGCTTGAATACCGCGGTGAAGGAAACCAGCTCCTCCAGCTTGTCGCGCGCCAACCCGGTGCTGAGGGCATCATGCGCCATCTCAACACCCTGCTTCAGGCTGCTCGCCAGATCGGCTGCGTAAAGCGCAGCGCCAGCGTTGAGCACGATCATGTCGGCAGCCTTCTGCCCGTTCTCGCTCTGCCGGCGCCCCAGCGCATCGCGGATCAAGGCCAGCGAGCCCTGAGCGTCCTCTACGTTCAGGCCGATCAAACTCTGGCTCTTGATGCCAAAGTCCTCGGGCTGAATGCTGTATTCACGGATCTCACCATCCTTCAGCTCGGCAACATGCGTCGGCGCGGCCAGACTGATCTCGTCCAGCCCATCCTGCGCATGCACCACCAGCACATGCTTGCTGCCCAGACGCGCCAGCACTTCGGCCATCGGCCGGCACAATGCCTTGCTGAACACGCCAAGCACCTGATGGCGGACGCCGGCCGGGTTGGCCATGGGGCCGAGGATATTGAACAGCGTACGTAGGCCGAGTTCGCGGCGCGGGCCGGCCGCGTGCTTCATGGCGCCATGATGGGCCGGGGCGAACATGAAGCCGACGCCGACCGTATCGACACTGCGCGCCACCTGCTCGGGCGTCAGGTCGAGGAAGACCCCGGCCGCCTCGAGCAGATCGGCGCTGCCGCTCTTGCCGGATACTGCGCGGTTACCGTGCTTGGCGACCTTGCCGCCAGCGGCCGCAACGACGAACGAGGCGGCAGTGGACACGTTGAAGATATTCATGCCGTCGCCACCGGTGCCACAGGTGTCGACAAGCTTGTCGGTGTCGAAACGCACCGGAGCGGCAAGCTCACGCATGACCTGCACGGCGCCGACGATCTCGTCGATGGTTTCGCTCTTCATGCGCATGCCCATGAGGAACGCACCGACCTGCGCGTCTGTGCACTGACCGGTCATGATCTGGCGCATCACCGCCTGCATTTCTTCGGTGCTCAGATCGAGCTGCCCGACGATGCGGTTGAGGGCTTCCTTGATATCCATCAGCGCATGCCTCCGGTCTGCTTCAGAAAATTCGCGAACAGCTCGTGGCCCTGTTCGGTAAGGATCGATTCGGGGTGGAACTGCACGCCCT includes:
- the erpA gene encoding iron-sulfur cluster insertion protein ErpA, encoding MSVESFTPTAIQFSQGAASKVKSLVDEEGNPRLKLRVFVTGGGCSGFQYGFTFDEDVADDDTIIEREGVSLVVDPMSYQYLAGAEVDYQEGLEGSRFVIKNPNATTTCGCGQSFSI
- a CDS encoding DUF805 domain-containing protein, producing the protein MQEAHFKIVFNGELMPDMPVETVKSNLARLFKTDASKVERLFGGQDAVIKTRLSQQDADKYLAALHRAGAKARKEPERAVPALSLVQTEEERSAAESERAAASVMTCPKCGHIQSQSSECTACGIIIEKYLARQAQLRDASAMQGKSTIQSPYAPPSADVNETMPLHGELKPLSISGRIGRLRYLAWSLVVMLTATGLFAIAALLMPISSTLGFVCVAVVGIGMLVVSVQIGVQRLHDFGWSGWLILLNLVPLLGSLFPFFMLLMPGNREVNRYGSPPPPNSRSVKVLAALWLVLIIFGLVAALTVPALVDMRRGAAL
- a CDS encoding AAA family ATPase, yielding MKNDIHDLALVLDSRVKLVMVESWDERRVLETLTGLAVRQGLGLYVWSATDGLRHLGFDGEQQAGEDSCSPEVALKLVKHDLRANLYVFCDLHPFLSEPKLVRLLKDVAMREASTAPTLVLVSHALKLPPEVQRYAARFSLSLPAEEELLAIVREEATLWSERNRGARVRTDNRTLQQVVKNLRGLSHAEARALARNVICDDGAITQEDLPELNRAKFQMLDLEGVLSFEYQTARFAEVGGLANFKRWLAERQGAFLGGRGDDLPRGVMLVGVQGGGKSLAAKAVAGLWGLPLLRLDFACLYNKYFGETERNLREALTLAEQIAPCVLWMDEIEKGLATGDMDGGVSQRVLGTLLTWMAERSAPVFMVATANAIDRLPPELLRKGRFDELFFVDLPDDATREEIFRIHLARRELRPDDLGVTLLAEASSGFSGAEIEQVVVSAVYAAQAQQRQVDQPMLLECIRATSPLSIVMAERLEALRAWAQGRTVQAD
- the trpC gene encoding indole-3-glycerol phosphate synthase TrpC encodes the protein MSVPTVLEKIIARKFEEVAQRSRQVGLGELEQRAAAADPVRGFAAALERRVRSKEPAVIAEVKKASPSKGVIRDPFLPAEIAASYETGGAACLSVLTDIDFFQGADEYLQQARAACSLPVIRKDFMIDPYQVIEARALGADCILLIVAALDDARMHELAAVAKQQGLDVLVEVHDATELERALRLETPLVGINNRNLHTFEVNLETTLDLLPRIPKDRLVVTESGIFNRADVELMEINQVYAFLVGEAFMRAEQPGVELQRLFYPDRSRGRAAPVAADPE
- a CDS encoding OsmC family protein, which gives rise to MKARIQWVDGAMFLGESGSGHVVVMDGPPENGGRNLGVRPMEMLLLGLGGCSNFDVVSILKKSRQAVDSCEVFVEAERATEDPKVFTKIHLRFVVKGRALKDAQVKRAVELSAEKYCSASIMLGRAGIDITHAYEIVELG
- the hemJ gene encoding protoporphyrinogen oxidase HemJ; protein product: MLYLWLKALHIIAIVCWFAGLFYLPRLFVYHAMSEDQPSRERFKVMERKLYRGIMLPSMIATLVFGIWMVILNPGLFSTGGWLHAKLALVLVLVGYHHMCGAQLKRFARDENVRGHVFYRWFNEVPVLFLLAIVILVVVKPF
- the coq7 gene encoding 2-polyprenyl-3-methyl-6-methoxy-1,4-benzoquinone monooxygenase; protein product: MTSQRHYSPADRLLMQADAALRTLLPFSGQPARPSPAVLKNESELSESETRHVAGLMRINHTGEVCAQALYQGQALTARLPQVRQAMEQAADEEIDHLAWCEQRIRQLGSHTSVLNPLFYGLSFGIGASAGLISDRISLGFVAATEDQVCKHLDDHLGQLPAEDEKSRAILEQMREDEAQHSTAAIAAGGLRFPAPIKFGMSLVSKVMTKATYRI
- the trpD gene encoding anthranilate phosphoribosyltransferase, producing MDIKEALNRIVGQLDLSTEEMQAVMRQIMTGQCTDAQVGAFLMGMRMKSETIDEIVGAVQVMRELAAPVRFDTDKLVDTCGTGGDGMNIFNVSTAASFVVAAAGGKVAKHGNRAVSGKSGSADLLEAAGVFLDLTPEQVARSVDTVGVGFMFAPAHHGAMKHAAGPRRELGLRTLFNILGPMANPAGVRHQVLGVFSKALCRPMAEVLARLGSKHVLVVHAQDGLDEISLAAPTHVAELKDGEIREYSIQPEDFGIKSQSLIGLNVEDAQGSLALIRDALGRRQSENGQKAADMIVLNAGAALYAADLASSLKQGVEMAHDALSTGLARDKLEELVSFTAVFKQENQK
- a CDS encoding anhydro-N-acetylmuramic acid kinase, producing MTLYLGVMSGTSLDGLDIALIEQHTHTRLIATRFQEMPATLRQELLALCSTGADELARAAIAEQRWATLAAETINQLLSDQQLFPQAVRAIGSHGQTVRHEPHLGFTIQIGNPALLAELTGISVVSDFRRRDVAAGGQGAPLVPAFHESVFGDKERIRAVLNIGGFSNLSLLCHGSPTNGFDCGPGNVLMDAWIQRHRNQAFDRNGDWAASGSVDEELLAALLSEEFFTTQGPKSTGRELFNLSWLDKHLAEHGHLSPENIQATLLELTAKSIADSLMTTQAETQDLLVCGGGAHNVALMRRLQALLPSCDVRSTESEGVPPDWVEAMAFAWLAHCCLERIPANRPAVTGARGDRILGAIYPA
- the argC gene encoding N-acetyl-gamma-glutamyl-phosphate reductase, which codes for MIKVGIVGGTGYTGVELLRLLAQHPQAEVAVITSRSEDGVKVTDMYPNLRGHYDNLAFSVPDAATLGACDVVFFATPHGVAHALAGELLAAGTRVIDLSADFRLQDADEWATWYGQAHGAPELLPEAVYGLPEVNREQIRKARLIAVPGCYPTATQLGFLPLLENGLADASRLIADCKSGVSGAGRAAKIGSLFTEAGESMMAYAVKGHRHLPEISQGLRRAARGDIGLTFVPHLTPMIRGIHATLYATVEDKSVDLQRLYEQRYANEPFVDVMPAGSHPETRSVRGANVCRIAVHRPQGGNLVVVLSVIDNLVKGASGQAIQNMNILFDLDERLGLGNVALLP
- a CDS encoding histidine triad nucleotide-binding protein, with amino-acid sequence MDCLFCKIVCGDIPAHKFYEDDQVIAFHDISAQAPVHFLVIPKKHIATLNDLSEENDKLLAGHILFTAQRLAQEQGCQDGFRVVMNCNDLGGQTVHHIHMHVLGQRQMHWPPG
- the crp gene encoding cAMP-activated global transcriptional regulator CRP encodes the protein MVAISLTPKIKNIDKLLAHCHRRRYTAKSTIIYAGDRCESLFFIVKGSVTILIEDDDGREMIIAYLNAGDFFGEMGLFEKEGTEKERSAWVRAKTECEVAELSYAKFRELTQQDPDILYALGSQMAERLRNTTRKVGDLAFLDVTGRVARTLLDLCKQPDAMTHPDGMQIKITRQEIGRIVGCSREMVGRVLKSLEAQGLVYVKGKTMVVFGTR